In Lacibacter sp. H375, one DNA window encodes the following:
- a CDS encoding DUF4136 domain-containing protein, whose protein sequence is MKKNLSGWMFLPALLLFIVGCGPAAHIEKDQAFNFSNYKTFAWVDKDGEGRNDRNNNNDIAEANIRAAVSKELTKAGWSETKRRPDILLSYDLLVERSTIQNNDPVYSQPFYRTFYSPYYRRYFIVNYPSQFVGYDRSERTVKEGTITVNMIDASSGKTVWQGWATDEVSNRNISSKEIEAAVRSIFKKADLAKR, encoded by the coding sequence ATGAAAAAGAACCTGAGCGGATGGATGTTTTTACCGGCCTTGCTCTTGTTTATTGTTGGTTGCGGACCTGCAGCCCACATTGAAAAAGATCAGGCATTTAATTTTTCCAATTACAAAACGTTTGCATGGGTTGACAAAGATGGTGAAGGACGCAATGATCGTAACAACAACAACGATATTGCAGAAGCTAATATCCGTGCAGCCGTAAGTAAGGAATTAACAAAAGCAGGATGGAGCGAAACGAAACGTCGTCCGGATATTTTATTGAGTTATGATCTGTTGGTAGAACGTTCTACCATACAAAATAACGATCCGGTTTATTCGCAGCCTTTCTACAGAACATTCTATAGCCCCTATTACAGGCGTTACTTTATTGTAAACTATCCTTCTCAGTTTGTTGGCTACGACCGTAGCGAACGAACAGTTAAGGAAGGAACTATAACTGTTAACATGATCGATGCCAGCAGTGGTAAAACAGTATGGCAAGGTTGGGCTACAGATGAGGTGAGCAACCGTAACATCAGTTCGAAAGAAATTGAAGCCGCAGTAAGATCCATCTTTAAAAAAGCCGACTTAGCGAAGCGCTAA
- a CDS encoding GAF domain-containing protein produces MKNYQEIFENSLLMASNGEKKANILTYLAIESEKLLGSGCVVSILLIDHNGLLRNGASPNLPLDYLNAIDGIQPHPSVGTCAAAAATGKIVITESFLADDKWSELKHLPLSIGYAGAWSVPIKNNHNLVLGTMGVYERSAKLPHANDVSGIELLTKAAAHILAPIENMLNEPSGY; encoded by the coding sequence ATGAAAAATTACCAGGAAATTTTTGAGAATTCTTTATTAATGGCTTCAAATGGCGAAAAGAAGGCGAATATTTTAACGTATCTGGCAATCGAATCAGAGAAACTACTTGGGTCTGGTTGCGTTGTCTCCATTTTATTAATTGATCATAATGGTTTACTCCGAAATGGAGCGTCCCCAAATTTACCCTTGGATTATTTAAATGCAATTGATGGAATTCAGCCTCACCCTTCGGTTGGCACGTGTGCTGCAGCCGCAGCAACAGGTAAAATCGTTATCACTGAAAGTTTTCTTGCAGATGATAAATGGTCAGAATTAAAACATCTCCCGCTTTCAATAGGTTATGCAGGAGCATGGAGTGTGCCGATAAAAAATAATCATAATCTTGTTTTAGGAACGATGGGAGTGTATGAAAGAAGTGCTAAACTCCCTCATGCGAATGATGTTAGTGGCATTGAACTTCTTACAAAAGCTGCAGCTCATATACTCGCTCCTATCGAAAACATGTTAAATGAACCCAGCGGGTATTGA
- a CDS encoding DNA topoisomerase IB, which produces MISDPVLKIGPAKIEQIIDDPEATARAVKLVYVNSSDDGIERVRAGKGFSYKFKNKRLNDKKHLERIKSLVIPPAWENVWICYLENGHLQVVGLDANKRKQYKYHPLWNELRNHTKFYRMYQFGKLLPKMRLQMEKDLALPGLPLRKVLALVVSLLERTHIRVGNYEYEKLYGSFGLTTFKDKHIEVKDSRIKFSFKGKKGIHHNLDLRSKKLSKLVQQCKDIPGKELFQYYNENGDRKPVDSGMVNDYIREISGQDFTAKDFRTWAGTLHAFLALSDMGMEEEESNIKKNIVSALDIVAEKLGNTRTVCRKYYVHPKLLTWYENKTIQGYFSGLNKIEKNDNATGLSTVEKELMKILKQ; this is translated from the coding sequence ATGATCAGTGATCCCGTGTTAAAAATAGGCCCTGCAAAAATTGAGCAGATCATTGATGATCCTGAAGCAACTGCCAGGGCGGTTAAACTGGTATATGTAAATTCCAGTGATGATGGGATAGAACGAGTACGGGCCGGCAAAGGTTTTTCTTACAAATTCAAAAACAAAAGACTGAATGACAAGAAACACCTTGAGCGCATAAAGTCATTGGTGATACCACCGGCCTGGGAAAACGTATGGATCTGTTATTTAGAAAACGGTCACTTGCAGGTGGTGGGTCTTGATGCCAATAAACGGAAACAATACAAGTATCATCCGTTGTGGAATGAGCTACGCAATCATACGAAGTTTTACCGCATGTATCAGTTTGGGAAACTGCTGCCTAAAATGCGCCTGCAAATGGAAAAGGATCTTGCACTACCCGGGTTGCCATTGAGAAAAGTATTGGCATTAGTCGTGAGTTTGTTGGAACGTACGCATATCAGAGTAGGAAATTATGAGTATGAAAAATTATACGGGTCATTTGGTCTCACCACTTTCAAGGATAAACATATTGAAGTGAAAGACAGCAGAATCAAATTTTCGTTCAAAGGCAAAAAAGGAATTCATCACAACCTTGACCTGCGCAGTAAAAAACTTTCAAAGCTCGTGCAGCAATGCAAAGACATACCGGGAAAAGAACTATTTCAGTATTACAATGAGAACGGTGATCGCAAGCCAGTTGATTCAGGCATGGTGAATGATTATATACGGGAGATCAGCGGCCAGGATTTTACGGCAAAAGATTTTCGTACATGGGCAGGCACCCTGCATGCTTTTCTTGCTCTTTCTGATATGGGAATGGAAGAAGAAGAAAGCAACATTAAAAAAAATATCGTCAGTGCATTGGATATAGTAGCGGAGAAATTAGGTAATACAAGAACCGTCTGTAGAAAATATTATGTGCACCCCAAACTCCTCACCTGGTATGAAAATAAAACTATACAAGGATATTTTAGCGGGTTGAATAAAATTGAAAAGAACGACAATGCAACCGGCCTCTCGACGGTTGAAAAAGAGTTGATGAAAATCTTGAAGCAGTAG
- a CDS encoding winged helix-turn-helix transcriptional regulator, with product MTQLKKRSDCPVSSSLDIWGDKWSLLIIRDLMIAKECTYGDFLKAPEHIATNILASRLQILEESKIIEKLEHPESKAKVLYRLTKKGIDLLPLMIEINLWAEKYFTIPADRKAMLKEVKKDKEGFIKASMKELEKLI from the coding sequence ATGACTCAACTCAAAAAAAGATCAGATTGCCCTGTTAGTAGTTCACTTGATATATGGGGAGATAAGTGGTCGCTGTTGATTATCAGAGACCTTATGATTGCAAAAGAGTGTACTTATGGTGATTTTCTAAAAGCCCCGGAACATATAGCCACAAATATTCTGGCTTCAAGATTACAGATACTTGAAGAAAGCAAGATCATTGAAAAGTTAGAACACCCAGAGAGTAAAGCAAAAGTGTTATATAGGTTAACCAAAAAAGGAATTGACCTGCTTCCTTTAATGATTGAAATAAACTTATGGGCTGAAAAATATTTTACCATACCGGCCGACAGAAAAGCAATGTTGAAAGAAGTGAAAAAAGATAAAGAGGGATTTATAAAGGCGTCCATGAAAGAATTGGAGAAATTGATATAA
- a CDS encoding alpha/beta fold hydrolase: protein MTTTTKQSGNATNAGYTYATVPTKFVEANGIKIAYRSYGKKGDIPVIYLNHLTANLDNCDPRIMDAIAAHRHIISFDYRGVGATTGEQGTSIADMAKDAIAFIHALGYKQVDIVAFSMGGFITQELLLVEPQLVRKIILAGTGPRGGEGVSDVVGLTYKDVFKGILTFRDPKFYLFFTQNKVGKEAARDFLKRLNERTENRDKKVKLSVLKKQLQAIAAWGHETPADLSIFNHPVLVANGDHDRMVPTPNSYDLAKRFPNAEIIIYPNSGHGGIFQYHKEFITQALRFLLN, encoded by the coding sequence ATGACAACAACAACTAAACAAAGTGGAAACGCAACGAATGCCGGTTACACTTACGCAACAGTTCCCACAAAGTTTGTGGAGGCTAACGGAATAAAAATCGCCTATCGTTCTTACGGTAAAAAAGGCGACATACCTGTTATTTATCTCAATCACTTAACGGCAAACCTTGACAATTGCGATCCAAGAATTATGGATGCAATTGCAGCACACCGTCATATTATTTCCTTTGATTACAGGGGCGTTGGTGCAACAACCGGCGAGCAGGGAACAAGTATTGCCGATATGGCAAAAGATGCAATTGCTTTTATTCATGCCTTGGGATACAAGCAAGTTGATATCGTGGCTTTTTCCATGGGTGGTTTTATTACCCAGGAATTACTTTTAGTGGAACCACAGTTGGTACGTAAAATAATACTTGCAGGTACGGGCCCAAGAGGTGGAGAGGGCGTTAGCGATGTGGTTGGTTTAACGTATAAGGATGTTTTTAAAGGCATCCTCACTTTCAGAGACCCCAAGTTTTATTTATTCTTTACACAAAACAAAGTGGGTAAAGAAGCAGCCCGTGATTTTCTGAAACGTTTAAACGAAAGAACAGAAAACCGGGATAAGAAAGTAAAACTGAGTGTATTGAAAAAACAGCTGCAAGCCATTGCAGCCTGGGGGCATGAAACCCCTGCCGATCTGAGCATTTTTAATCATCCTGTATTAGTAGCAAATGGTGATCATGACAGAATGGTTCCAACACCCAATTCGTATGATCTGGCAAAGCGTTTTCCAAATGCTGAAATTATCATTTATCCCAATTCAGGCCATGGTGGCATCTTTCAATATCACAAAGAATTTATCACACAGGCATTAAGGTTTTTATTAAACTAA
- a CDS encoding NADP-dependent oxidoreductase, whose protein sequence is MKAFIVKRYGKNEKLQLTQLAEPLVKETDILVQVHAAGVNLLDSKIRDGEFKMILPYKTPFTLGHDVAGVVTKVGAKVKKFKIGDEVYARPADHRIGTFAEFIAMNENDVALKPKNLSMEEAASIPLVGLTAWQTLVEKANLKKGQKVFIQAGSGGVGTFAIQLAKHLGATVATTTSAANFDLVKCLGADVVIDYRKEDFETVLKGYDVVLNSQDKKSLEKSLRVLKPGGKVISISGPPDVDFAKQINSTWFLKTVTKFLSAGIKKKAKRLDLNYSFLFMRAQGEQLSELTKLIEQGIIKPVMDKVFQFEQTNEAIAYVETGRTKGKVVVKVN, encoded by the coding sequence ATGAAAGCATTCATAGTAAAGCGCTATGGCAAAAATGAAAAATTACAGCTCACTCAATTGGCCGAACCGCTTGTAAAAGAAACGGACATATTGGTTCAAGTACATGCAGCAGGTGTAAACCTGTTAGATTCAAAAATCAGGGATGGCGAATTCAAAATGATCTTGCCTTATAAAACTCCATTTACGTTGGGGCACGATGTGGCAGGTGTAGTAACAAAAGTTGGTGCAAAAGTTAAGAAATTCAAAATTGGTGATGAAGTATATGCAAGACCTGCCGATCATCGCATTGGTACCTTTGCAGAATTTATTGCAATGAATGAAAACGATGTGGCACTTAAACCAAAAAATCTTTCGATGGAAGAAGCTGCTTCTATTCCATTGGTTGGATTAACAGCATGGCAGACACTTGTTGAAAAAGCAAACCTGAAAAAAGGGCAAAAGGTTTTTATCCAGGCAGGCTCTGGTGGTGTAGGCACATTCGCCATTCAGTTAGCAAAACATTTGGGTGCAACTGTGGCTACAACAACAAGTGCGGCAAATTTTGATTTGGTAAAATGCCTGGGAGCAGATGTTGTGATTGATTACAGAAAGGAGGATTTTGAAACCGTACTAAAAGGTTACGATGTAGTGTTGAACAGCCAGGATAAAAAGTCGCTTGAAAAATCGTTGCGGGTATTAAAACCAGGCGGAAAAGTTATTTCAATTTCTGGTCCGCCTGATGTGGACTTTGCAAAACAAATTAATTCCACCTGGTTTTTGAAAACAGTGACGAAATTTTTGAGTGCAGGCATTAAGAAAAAAGCAAAACGTCTTGACCTAAACTATTCTTTTCTTTTTATGCGGGCACAGGGCGAACAATTAAGTGAACTTACAAAACTGATAGAGCAAGGCATAATAAAACCTGTAATGGATAAAGTGTTTCAGTTTGAACAAACAAATGAAGCGATAGCCTATGTGGAAACAGGTCGTACAAAGGGCAAAGTTGTTGTGAAGGTGAACTAA
- a CDS encoding LLM class flavin-dependent oxidoreductase, which translates to MELGVGMFGDNHYDAAGNPLSAGERLRELIEEIKLMDEVGLDFYGIGEHHRPDYAVSTPEIILAAAATVTKNIKLGSAVTVLSSADPVRVYQSFATIDQLSNGRAELVAGRGSFIESFPLYGYNLSDYDGLFDEKLDLLQKINNQNPITWKGKYRAALNNQQILPRAVNDHLNIWVAVGGTPESVLRAGKAGLPVIFAIIGGSPVQFQPLFDYYKKVYQHFEHDMNKFEVGVHMHCFFGENSKQVADEYYPLYAAQMTRVGSSRGWPAYQRNQFDFGRGKEGALIIGDANEAIDKILQMQEMFGLTRFSAHMDVGGPSHASLMKSIELFGTKIAPKVREALKK; encoded by the coding sequence ATGGAATTAGGCGTGGGCATGTTCGGCGATAATCATTACGATGCGGCAGGTAACCCGTTATCTGCCGGTGAACGGTTGCGTGAATTAATTGAAGAGATAAAATTGATGGATGAAGTTGGTCTCGACTTTTACGGCATAGGTGAACATCATCGTCCTGATTATGCTGTATCAACACCTGAAATTATTTTAGCCGCAGCAGCAACTGTTACAAAGAATATTAAACTGGGCAGTGCCGTAACAGTATTAAGTTCAGCCGATCCTGTTCGTGTGTACCAAAGTTTTGCAACCATTGATCAATTGAGTAACGGCCGTGCTGAGCTCGTTGCAGGTCGTGGCAGTTTTATTGAATCGTTTCCATTGTATGGTTACAACCTGAGCGATTATGATGGATTGTTCGACGAAAAGTTAGACCTGTTGCAAAAAATAAATAATCAAAACCCGATTACCTGGAAAGGAAAATACCGAGCTGCATTAAATAACCAGCAAATACTGCCACGTGCGGTGAATGATCATCTCAACATTTGGGTGGCTGTTGGTGGCACACCGGAATCTGTATTGCGTGCTGGTAAGGCCGGCTTGCCTGTGATCTTTGCTATTATTGGGGGAAGCCCGGTACAATTTCAACCGCTGTTCGATTATTATAAAAAAGTGTACCAGCATTTTGAGCACGATATGAATAAGTTTGAAGTGGGTGTGCACATGCATTGTTTCTTTGGAGAAAACAGTAAACAGGTTGCGGATGAATATTATCCTTTATACGCTGCACAAATGACCCGAGTGGGCAGCAGTCGTGGATGGCCCGCCTATCAGCGTAATCAATTTGATTTTGGAAGAGGCAAAGAGGGAGCATTGATCATTGGAGATGCCAATGAAGCAATTGATAAAATTTTACAGATGCAGGAGATGTTTGGCTTAACACGTTTCTCAGCACATATGGATGTTGGTGGCCCATCGCATGCATCGTTAATGAAGTCAATTGAGTTATTTGGAACGAAGATCGCTCCGAAGGTGCGGGAAGCCTTGAAGAAATAA
- a CDS encoding PAS domain-containing protein yields the protein MNRISFYLTRASAIIVIAIVLLVLWGWQQDNLFLKQIMPEMVAMNPMTAIAFLFSSFSFLLSQEKGYKLVVAKSLAILVIIIAVLRLLAVIDLYDLGIDRLLFTNEVQSTLYKGEANYMVAHAAAGFLLVGTSLLLLLSNRIEASQWIALPVNGLGILSVIGYIYHLSSNYLITSFTPMAFHTGICFMLFSMALLLAKSRRGFVAEITNMHAGGKAARLLLPALVIIPVVLGYYVLTGMLRERFSVVVWVSLFVCAVIFMFGVLIWATAYIINKSEIKRLQEKRIAEEQRRQLVEYKFKQSQERYYTLMNSVDGIVWEADALTMEFTFVSKQAERMLGYPVERWINEPNFWAHHIYEEDRTWAVNYCAQSTSEGKSHQFEYRMIAADGRILWLRDIVAVSVEDGKPSKLSGIMVDITEQRQLEKNLQEKELSQQKLITEITILAQEKERNELGLELHDNINQLLSVVKLYLGVAKTEKTFNEEIIERCYLHLEEAMQDIRKLSHSLVAPSLGHNGLTEALEDLVESVQEPNKLSVQLLVDKNYDALQVDKNKELMIYRIVQEQLNNILKYAKATEVTIRLQETDNHLILFIHDNGVGFDVQQQGNGIGLKNINSRVNFYSGKMQLASAPGEGCTLEVSIPN from the coding sequence TTGAACCGTATTTCATTTTATCTGACAAGAGCCTCTGCAATTATTGTGATTGCAATAGTTTTATTAGTGTTGTGGGGCTGGCAGCAAGACAATCTTTTCCTGAAACAGATCATGCCGGAAATGGTTGCCATGAACCCCATGACAGCCATCGCTTTTCTTTTTAGCAGCTTCTCTTTTTTGCTTTCGCAGGAAAAAGGCTACAAACTTGTTGTTGCAAAAAGTCTTGCAATACTCGTTATCATCATTGCAGTTTTACGTCTTCTTGCTGTTATTGACTTGTATGATTTAGGTATCGATCGTTTGCTCTTCACAAATGAAGTACAATCCACTTTATACAAAGGTGAAGCTAATTATATGGTAGCGCATGCCGCAGCTGGTTTTTTGCTGGTAGGTACTTCACTTCTTTTATTACTTAGCAATCGCATCGAAGCATCGCAATGGATTGCTCTGCCAGTAAACGGGTTGGGTATTCTTTCTGTGATTGGCTATATCTATCACCTCAGTTCAAATTATTTGATCACTTCTTTTACGCCCATGGCCTTTCATACCGGCATCTGCTTCATGCTATTTTCAATGGCGTTATTGTTAGCAAAAAGCAGGCGTGGTTTTGTAGCTGAAATAACCAATATGCATGCCGGCGGTAAAGCGGCACGTTTATTATTACCTGCTCTGGTTATCATTCCGGTTGTGCTGGGTTATTATGTTTTAACGGGTATGTTAAGAGAGCGTTTTTCGGTTGTGGTATGGGTATCCCTCTTTGTATGTGCCGTAATTTTTATGTTTGGCGTATTGATTTGGGCAACTGCCTACATCATCAACAAGTCTGAAATAAAACGATTACAGGAGAAGAGGATTGCTGAAGAACAGCGGCGCCAATTGGTGGAATATAAATTTAAACAGTCGCAGGAACGTTATTATACTTTAATGAATAGTGTAGATGGTATAGTGTGGGAAGCAGATGCACTAACAATGGAATTCACATTTGTGAGCAAGCAAGCAGAAAGGATGTTGGGTTATCCTGTTGAAAGATGGATCAATGAACCAAACTTCTGGGCTCACCATATTTATGAAGAAGACCGCACATGGGCAGTTAACTACTGTGCACAATCAACATCTGAAGGAAAATCGCATCAGTTCGAATACAGGATGATCGCAGCTGACGGTCGCATTCTTTGGCTGCGTGATATAGTGGCGGTAAGTGTGGAGGATGGGAAGCCTTCAAAACTGAGTGGTATCATGGTTGATATTACTGAGCAACGGCAACTGGAGAAAAATCTCCAGGAAAAGGAACTTTCGCAACAAAAACTTATTACCGAAATAACCATATTGGCGCAGGAAAAAGAACGTAATGAACTTGGGCTTGAGCTACACGATAATATTAATCAGTTACTGAGCGTAGTGAAACTTTACCTGGGTGTGGCTAAAACAGAAAAAACATTTAATGAAGAGATCATTGAACGGTGTTACCTGCATCTTGAAGAAGCAATGCAGGATATCCGGAAATTATCCCATTCGCTTGTGGCGCCTTCACTCGGTCATAACGGATTGACAGAAGCACTGGAAGATCTGGTTGAAAGTGTGCAGGAACCAAATAAGCTAAGCGTGCAATTATTGGTTGATAAAAATTATGATGCATTGCAGGTTGATAAAAATAAAGAACTGATGATCTACCGCATTGTGCAGGAACAGCTGAACAATATTCTTAAGTATGCAAAGGCAACTGAGGTAACAATTCGATTACAAGAAACAGACAATCATCTCATTCTTTTTATTCATGATAACGGAGTGGGTTTTGATGTTCAGCAACAAGGCAACGGAATCGGTTTAAAAAATATCAACAGTCGTGTTAATTTCTATTCAGGTAAAATGCAACTTGCCTCAGCACCTGGCGAAGGCTGCACATTAGAGGTGTCTATCCCTAATTGA
- a CDS encoding S-adenosylmethionine:tRNA ribosyltransferase-isomerase translates to MLHEQQLYSNDFSSGAVCVHAFKMTGSHNFFFFALMHPSQLQIKDFTYELPDERIARYPLAERDLSKLLIYKEGNICEDVYRNLPSYLPAHSLLVFNNTKVIEARILFHKSTGSIIEIFCLEPAAGVELTQAMMSQGSVRWTCLVGGAGKWKQQFLEKQLNTPKGNVLLKAEKLKQEQGSFEIEFSWDNTHFTFAELLHFAGVLPLPPYLQRQTEAADYDRYQTVYARQEGSVAAPTAGLHFTPLLFQQLQEHGIKKQFVTLHVGAGTFQPVKSETMLQHNMHREWIEVTADTIEYLLKQLPGNIIAVGTTSLRSIESLYWMGVKAIINPHASIEELEVQQWDAYDLPKQQIAATEALQALLDWMKQHRLNQLICHTQILIAPGYKARIASAIITNFHQPNSTLLLLVAALIGSDWKKVYDHAMANNFRFLSYGDGSLLWVAERE, encoded by the coding sequence ATGTTGCATGAACAACAACTTTATTCAAATGATTTTTCCTCTGGTGCAGTTTGTGTGCACGCCTTCAAAATGACCGGTTCGCACAATTTCTTTTTCTTTGCACTTATGCATCCCTCGCAGCTACAAATAAAAGATTTTACATATGAATTGCCTGATGAACGTATTGCCCGTTACCCGTTAGCTGAACGTGACCTCAGCAAATTGCTCATTTATAAAGAAGGTAACATCTGCGAAGATGTGTACCGTAACCTGCCTTCATATTTACCTGCCCACAGTTTACTGGTGTTCAACAATACCAAGGTAATTGAAGCACGCATTCTCTTTCATAAATCAACCGGCAGCATTATTGAAATATTCTGTTTAGAGCCTGCTGCAGGTGTTGAACTTACACAGGCTATGATGAGCCAGGGATCTGTACGCTGGACTTGTCTTGTTGGTGGTGCAGGCAAATGGAAACAACAGTTCCTTGAGAAACAACTCAACACACCAAAAGGGAATGTGTTACTAAAAGCTGAAAAACTAAAACAGGAGCAAGGTTCTTTTGAAATTGAGTTTAGCTGGGACAATACACATTTCACGTTTGCTGAGTTGTTACACTTTGCCGGTGTACTGCCTTTGCCCCCATACCTGCAACGGCAAACAGAAGCAGCTGACTATGATCGCTATCAAACCGTTTATGCAAGACAGGAGGGTAGCGTAGCCGCACCAACAGCAGGGTTGCATTTTACTCCTTTATTATTTCAGCAGTTGCAGGAGCATGGTATCAAAAAACAATTTGTTACACTGCATGTGGGAGCGGGTACGTTTCAACCGGTGAAGAGTGAAACCATGCTGCAACACAATATGCACCGTGAGTGGATAGAAGTAACTGCTGATACGATTGAATATCTGTTGAAACAATTACCCGGCAACATTATTGCTGTGGGCACCACTTCACTTCGAAGTATTGAAAGTTTGTACTGGATGGGTGTTAAAGCCATCATCAACCCCCATGCAAGTATTGAAGAATTGGAAGTGCAGCAATGGGACGCATACGATCTGCCGAAACAGCAAATCGCAGCAACAGAAGCTCTGCAGGCATTGCTTGATTGGATGAAACAACATCGACTCAACCAACTTATCTGTCATACACAAATATTAATAGCACCTGGTTACAAGGCACGTATTGCTTCAGCCATCATCACCAATTTTCATCAACCCAATTCCACTTTATTATTATTAGTGGCTGCTTTAATTGGCAGCGATTGGAAGAAGGTATATGACCATGCTATGGCCAATAACTTCCGTTTTTTGAGTTATGGCGATGGGAGTTTGTTGTGGGTGGCGGAAAGGGAATAG